The Nitrospirota bacterium genome includes the window GGAAACGACACGATGGATAACTACATAAGCAAACTGGATGAAATGTTAAAAACTCCCCCTGAGCTCTATGATAATTTATTTGCCGATTTCAATATAGACGATATGATAAAAGATTATGTGATGAAAAAACAGCGGGACATTCATCATGAGGTCGTGCACAGTCCTAAAACGGCTAATAAACAAAAGGCTGTCTCTCACAGCAAGAATGATGATGTAACGTTTTTTTGAAAAATATGGTACGATAATAAAGTTTAGGGGGTTATATGGGAAAGACCATAATGCTAATTGACGATTCAGCAACCTTACGGGAGGTTTTAGGTACGACTTTGAAAAAAACAGGCTACACCGTAATAGAGGCCAAAGACGGTAAGGATGCTCTAAGCAAACTAACCGGTAAGATTCATCTTATGATTTGTGACGTCAATATGCCCAACATGGATGGAATAGAGTTTCTAAAAGAGATAAAAAAGAATGCCACTTATAAATTTACTCCGATTATTATGTTAACAACCGAATCACAGGAAACCAAAAAACAAGAGGGTAAAGAGGCCGGAGCTAAGGCATGGCTTGTAAAACCCTTTAAGCCTGACGTTTTACTTTCTGCCATCGAAAAGCTAATATTACCTTAAAAAACTTTATTATTTGAAGTGCAAACAGGAGGGATTATGTCTCTGTCATTAGAGGGTGAGCTGTCTGTTGTACGGGCAAATGAACTAAAGGAATTGTTCATAGATTATGTCAAAACCGCAAAAGATATAGAACTTGACCTTTCCAGCGTATCGGAAATAGACACGGCCGGATTTCAACTATTGGTTGCCCTTAAGAAAGAAAGCGACGGAATGGGTAGAAACTTCAGGATTCTCTCCGTAAGCCCTGCAGTTGAAAATCTACTCGATTTATATAACGTTAAGGATATGTTCATATAAACCCTGAATGGAGGATAAAATGGACTATGGAACCGGATACAGCATATAAAGTCTTTTTAGAAGAGGCAACGGAAATTCTCCAGACAATGGAGGAGCAGTTGCTCGTTTTAGAGGAGTCTCCCTGTGATAAGGAAACCATAAATGCCCTTTTCAGAGGCGCTCACACTATTAAGGGCTCTGCCGGTATGATTGGCCTGACCGACATAGAACGCTTCACCCACAAGGTGGAAAGCGTTCTGGAGCGGCTAAGAAACGATGAAATCAGAGCAGATTCCGTATTTATCAATTTGCTTCTCAGATGCCGTGACTATATCAGTGAATTAGTAAAAATAACCTTAAATGACACCAAACAACTAACTGAGGAGTTAAAGGTAACTGAGCAGGAACTGATTGACGGTTTATCCGAATATCTTGCCGAGGTGAAACCGGTTGCCGCACCTGAGGTTGCCGCACCTCAGGTTTCTGAAACCGGGGTTCCTCAAACCGAATCTGCCATCTGGCATATATCTCTCAGATTCAATAAAAACGCACTGAGAGACGCTATGGATCCGCTTTCTCTTATTAATTACCTTAAAAGAGTTGGTGAAGTGCTCAACATGACAACAATAACAGAGGCCATCCTATCTTTAGAGGAAATGGACCCTGAGGAATGTCTTACCGGCTTTGAATTAGACCTGAAAACGGATAAAAGCCAAAAAGAAGTGGAGGATGTCTTTGAGTTTTACACGGAAGATAACGATATTAAAATAAGTCCGCCTTACTGCAAAGCCGAAACTTACACCGGTTTGATTAATGATTTACCGGAGGACACATGGAGACTTGGCGAGGTACTTATAAAAAGCGGGATTTTAACAACAGATGATTTAAATAAAGCACTGAGGAAACAAAATGAGGCAGCAGGGAGTGCCGACAAGGGAAAGCCATTTATCGGAGAGGTGTTGGTAGATACCGGCTTAGTGGAAAAAGAAGTGGTCGAGGCAGCCCTTAATAAGCAGCAAAAAGTCAGAGATACGATTACCGCAACAAGCACATCTGCGGCCTCGGCAACGATACGTGTCGATGCCGATAAGCTTGATGTGCTGATAAACCTGGTCGGTGAGCTGGTTGTTGCAAACGGAGGAATCAGACAGCGTTCACTTGTTGTGGGAGATGGTCCGCTTATGAAAACCTCCTCGTTTATGACAAAGCTTGTAAATGACATCAGGGATATGTCTATGAAGATGCGCATGATTCCTATCGGGAGTTCGTTTAACCGTTTTCAGCGCCTTGTAAGAGATATAAGCAAAGAGCTTGGCAAAGACATAGAGCTTGTAATAAGCGGAGGCGACACGGAGCTGGATAAAACCGTAATAGAAAAGATAAACGACCCTCTGACTCATATAGTGCGTAACTCTGTTGACCATGGAATAGAGACTATAGAGGAACGCAAATGTAAAGGCAAGCCGCCCAAAGGCACAATCAAACTTAACGCCTTTTACGAGGCCGGGACTATTGTAATTGAAATCACTGACGACGGCAAGGGCCTTAACAAACAACGGATAGTTGAAAAGGCCGTAAGTGCCGGCCTTATAGACGCTAATAAAAATCTATCCGATAATGAAATATTCAGCCTGATATTTGAACCAGGGCTTTCCACAGCGGAAAGCGTAACGAAACTATCCGGACGCGGTGTAGGCATGGATGTGGTAAGGAGAAACATAGAGGCTTTAAGAGGTTCGGTTTTCGTGGAAAGCCATGAGGGGAAGGGAACGACCGTTAGAATCAACCTTCCGCTTACTCTTTCAATAATTGATGGATTCATGGTAGGAGTTGGAGAAAAACAATATGTTATTCCTCTGGATATGGTAGTGAAATGTTACACGATAGATAAAAAAAGTTATACAAAGGTCAGGAAAAAAGGGTATTTCGACTTTCAAGGCAAAGTAATACCTTTTATCTCGATGTGTGAGCTGTTTGAGCTCGGGCAGTCCAACTGCAGCTTTATCGTAATAGTTACCCACGGAGGGCGTAAAGCGGCATTAGGCGTAGATAAACTCTTTGGTGATATGCAGGCGGTAATAAAATCCCTGGGTAAGCTCTATAAGGACGCAAAAGGCTTTTCGGGAGCCACTATTTTAGGGGATGGCTCTTTAGCCCTCATACTTGACATTCAGGGAATATTTAAACTGCTTGAGTCCGAGGCCCGTGGTTACGCATAACTTGCTTTATACAAGTTATTTGTAAAATTTAAGTGCAAAAAAACTACAGGGGGTAAACATTATGAAATGGTTTTATGATTTAAAGGTCCGTACTAAACTTCTGACCGGATTTGTATTAGTAGCGCTTTTTACGGTAATCGTTGGTATTATCGGGATAAGAGCTTCGAATAATATCAATGACATGGCTGACGAAATGTATGCTGAAGCAGTCTTACCGCTGGAAACTTTAGGCAATGTTACGGATTATTTCCAACGGCTTCGTGTCTATACCAGAGATTTTATTTATTCAAATAATGCTGACGAAGAGAAAAAGCTTTTGGATGAAATTAAAACCCAAAAAGAAGAAATTCATAAGGAGATGGAAAAGTATTTTAAGACTATTCATACGGAAGAGGGTAAGCAAATATATAAAGAAGCACTGGATGGCCTGAAGGAATATGATAGCGGTTTAGATAAGGTAATCGAACTCAATGCCGCCAAAAAAGACGCCGAGGCTCATGCATATCTCAAAAAGGAGTTAGCACCGGTAGGCAAAAAAATAGGGGATGCTTTGGATAAACTTACAGACCGAAACGTTGCAAATGGCAAAAGATTATCCGACGAAACAACAGTATTATACAAATCAAGCTTTAGGTTAATTCTAATTGGATCAATAGTTTGTTTCATTATTTCGATTTTAACGGGAATATTTATCGCTCGCACTGTAACTAAGCCATTAGGCGGCGAACCTGGCGAGATGTCCGCAATGGCAATGAAAATAGCAACCGGAGACCTTAACATAGAGGCCGACGCAAAAGCCAGCAAGGAT containing:
- a CDS encoding response regulator; translated protein: MGKTIMLIDDSATLREVLGTTLKKTGYTVIEAKDGKDALSKLTGKIHLMICDVNMPNMDGIEFLKEIKKNATYKFTPIIMLTTESQETKKQEGKEAGAKAWLVKPFKPDVLLSAIEKLILP
- a CDS encoding STAS domain-containing protein, which produces MSLSLEGELSVVRANELKELFIDYVKTAKDIELDLSSVSEIDTAGFQLLVALKKESDGMGRNFRILSVSPAVENLLDLYNVKDMFI
- a CDS encoding chemotaxis protein CheA, giving the protein MEPDTAYKVFLEEATEILQTMEEQLLVLEESPCDKETINALFRGAHTIKGSAGMIGLTDIERFTHKVESVLERLRNDEIRADSVFINLLLRCRDYISELVKITLNDTKQLTEELKVTEQELIDGLSEYLAEVKPVAAPEVAAPQVSETGVPQTESAIWHISLRFNKNALRDAMDPLSLINYLKRVGEVLNMTTITEAILSLEEMDPEECLTGFELDLKTDKSQKEVEDVFEFYTEDNDIKISPPYCKAETYTGLINDLPEDTWRLGEVLIKSGILTTDDLNKALRKQNEAAGSADKGKPFIGEVLVDTGLVEKEVVEAALNKQQKVRDTITATSTSAASATIRVDADKLDVLINLVGELVVANGGIRQRSLVVGDGPLMKTSSFMTKLVNDIRDMSMKMRMIPIGSSFNRFQRLVRDISKELGKDIELVISGGDTELDKTVIEKINDPLTHIVRNSVDHGIETIEERKCKGKPPKGTIKLNAFYEAGTIVIEITDDGKGLNKQRIVEKAVSAGLIDANKNLSDNEIFSLIFEPGLSTAESVTKLSGRGVGMDVVRRNIEALRGSVFVESHEGKGTTVRINLPLTLSIIDGFMVGVGEKQYVIPLDMVVKCYTIDKKSYTKVRKKGYFDFQGKVIPFISMCELFELGQSNCSFIVIVTHGGRKAALGVDKLFGDMQAVIKSLGKLYKDAKGFSGATILGDGSLALILDIQGIFKLLESEARGYA
- a CDS encoding MCP four helix bundle domain-containing protein; amino-acid sequence: MKWFYDLKVRTKLLTGFVLVALFTVIVGIIGIRASNNINDMADEMYAEAVLPLETLGNVTDYFQRLRVYTRDFIYSNNADEEKKLLDEIKTQKEEIHKEMEKYFKTIHTEEGKQIYKEALDGLKEYDSGLDKVIELNAAKKDAEAHAYLKKELAPVGKKIGDALDKLTDRNVANGKRLSDETTVLYKSSFRLILIGSIVCFIISILTGIFIARTVTKPLGGEPGEMSAMAMKIATGDLNIEADAKASKDNLLGAMLSMVNILKGIFTEIDKLINSVKDGNLAVRGESEKYQGGWRQLIDGLNTLVEAFVKPINLTSEYVEKISTGDIPSKITDDYRGDFNKIKNNLNVLIDAENNITNIAEELSGGNLMVKVAERSEKDRLMQSISTMVQRLTEVVLEVQRASEQVASGSQQLSATTEELSQGASEQAASAEEISSSMEQMSANIKANADNAMQTEKMASKSAVNAKESGESVEMTAKAMKEIAEKIM